Within Serratia odorifera, the genomic segment ACGAACCAGCGGCGTATGGCCGATTGTTAATGAGTTGTCTTCATATATCTTGCTCATAGCCCGTCCTTTAACTCTATGAAAATGTAGGGAACATCGAAAGCATACGCTAACGGCCCCGGCAGGGAAGTAAGGAATTGGTATATCTATATGTTATTAGGAAATAAGTTTTAAGCACAACAACAAGGGCGCGAAATGCGCGCCCCGTCGAACAAAACAGCGAATATGACGCGATCAATGCTGTACAAACTGACCGCGATAGCGATCGACCCACATGGCGGTCGCGCCGCACACTGCCACCGGCAGAATCACCAGATTGAGGATCGGTATCATGGTAAACAGACTGACCAGCGCGCCGAATTGCAGATTATGGGTTTTGTGCTGACGCAGCGCGCGACGCATATCGGCAAAGCTGACCTTATGGTTGTCGAAAGGGTAGTCGCAATATTGAATCGCCAACATCCAGGCGCTGAACAGGAACCATAGCACCGGCGCGATGGTCTGGCCGACGCCCGGCACAAAATACAGCATAAACAGCACTATCGCTCGCGGCAGGTAATAGGCCAGTTTGCGCCATTCACGTGCCATGATGCGCGGTAGGTCTTTCACCACGCCGAAAATACCGGTGTCCGGCAGCGGTTTGCCGGTCAGGCTGCCTTCCAGCTGTTCGGCCAGCAAGCCGCAAAACGGCGCCGCGATCAGATTGGTGATGGTGCTGAACAGGTAGCCGGCCACCAGCACCACGGAAATAACGGTGATTGGCCACAGAATATAGCTGAGCCACTGCAGCCAGTCCGGTACGTATCCCATCATCAGCGGGATCCAGTCGCCGAGCTTGCTGAACAGCCACCAAAAGGCCGAACCCATCAGTAACACGTTTACCAGCAACGGCAATACCACGTAACGCTTGATCCCCGGGCGCGAAATCAGTCGCCACCCTTCGGCAAAATAGTGCACGCCGCTGGCGGGTCGAGAAGTTTGCTGCGAATAGGACATATCTTAAGTTATCTCTTTGTCAGAACAGGCATCGTTATCATATCGGGATGATTTTCTGCTGGCTAGCGTGCTGTTGGCTGAAAAAACGACAAAAAAAGGCAGTATAATCATCTTTATTGTCATAAAGTTCAGCACGGACTTGCACTTGTCTGCCTGGGCAAATAGAGTTAAAGAGTGAATGTTTGCCGCGGTGGCAATGTATTGGAACAACAGAGATAGCAATGATGCAGGATTTGCGTCTGATATTAATCGTTGTTGGCGCGATCGCCATAATAGCGTTGTTATTACATGGTCTTTGGACCAGTCGTAAAGAACGCTCTTCGCTTTTCCGCGATCGCCCAGCCAAACGTTCTAAAAAAGAACGTGAAACAACCCCGATCGACGATCTCGATGAAGGCGTGGGAGAAGTGCGTGTGCGCTCCGCTCACCCGCAGGACGAGCCGTCGTTTGGTCATCTTGATGCCGCTCGCGAAGAACCCGTGGTTGCGCCAACGCCTGCTCCGGCAGTCGAACCCGCGCCACGAGCCGTTCAACCGGCTGCTCATCAGCCGCCGCCGCTGTCTCAGCGTCCGGACTATGATGACATCCTGTTGGACAACTACGCGCAGGATCAGGAAGAGGAGCAGCCACAGCAACAGCCTGCGCCACGTCGTGAACCGCGCGTTGACGATCTGCCGCCGGTAGAGCCGACCTTCCAGCATGCAGAACCGGCCCCACAGCCGCAGACCACGCCGGAACCACAGCCTGAAGAACCTGTTCAGCCCGTTGCTGCCGAACCGGCCAGGTTGAAGGAAACCGTATTGGTACTGCACGTTGCGGCGCATCAGGGTGGCGTGATTGGCGGCGAAGTTCTGCTGCAAAGCGTGCTGCAAGCGGGCTTCCAGTTTGGTGAAATGGGCATCTTCCATCGCCATATCAGCCCTGCAGGCAGCGGCCCGGTGTTGTTCAGCCTGGCGAACATGGTCAAACCGGGGTCGTTCGATCCTGATACCATGTCCGATTTCTCCACCCCTGGCGTGTCGATGTTCATGATGGTGCCGTCCTACGGCGACGCCAATCAGAACTTCAAACTGATGCTGCAATCGGCCCAGCGTATCGCCGATGACGTGGGTGGTGTGGTGCTGGACGACGAGCGTCGTATGATGACTCCGCAAAAGCTGGAAACCTATAAAGCGCGCATCCGTGAAGTGTTGGAAAACAACGCCTGACGGTTATCGGTAGCGCTGACCGAATAGTCTCTCAAGACCCCCGCTTGCCGGGGGTTTTTCTCTTTGATGGTGAGCCATGGAACCAAACAACAAAAAAATCAATCAACTGCGTACCTCACTGCGCCATCATGAATACCTCTATCATGTGCTCGACGCACCCGAAATTCCGGATGCCGAATACGATCGTCTGATGCGCGAGCTGCGCACGCTCGAAGAGGCGCATCCGGAGCTGATCACCGCCGATTCCCCTACGCAGCGGGTAGGGGCGGCGCCGTTGACGGCCTTCGACCAGGTACGGCATGAAGTGCCGATGCTGTCGCTGGACAACGTGTTCGACGAAGACAGCTACCTGGCGTTTTACAAACGGGTGCAGGACCGGCTGAAAAGCAGCGAGCCGCTGACGTTTTGTTGTGAACTGAAGCTGGATGGTTTGGCGGTCAGCCTGTTGTACGAAGACGGTGAACTGGTACGCGCGGCAACGCGCGGCGACGGTACCACCGGTGAAAACATCACCGCCAACGTGCGCACCATCCGCGCCATTCCGCTGCGCCTGATCGGCGACAACATCCCGCGTCGCGTCGAAGTGCGTGGTGAAGTGTTTATGCCGCAGGCCGGGTTTGAAAAAATGAACGACGAAGCGCGCCGCAAGGACGGCAAGGTATTCGCCAACCCGCGCAACGCCGCCGCCGGCTCGCTGCGTCAGCTCGATCCGCGCATTACGGCGAAACGCCCGCTGACCTTCTTCTGTTACGGCGTCGGTCTGCTGGAGGGCGGCGAACTGCCGCGCAGCCATTACCAACGTCTGATGCAGTTCAAAGCCTGGGGATTGCCGGTCAGCGATCGCGTCCGGTTATGCACCGGCAGTGACCAGGTGCTGGCTTTCTACCGGCAGGTGGAACAGGATCGCAGCCAGCTTGGGTTTGATATTGACGGCGTAGTGGTGAAAATCGACGACATCGACCTGCAGGAGCGTTTGGGCTTTGTGGCGCGTGCGCCGCGTTGGGCCACCGCCTTCAAGTTCCCGGCACAAGAGCAAATCACCGTAGTGCGGGAGGTAGAGTTTCAGGTCGGCCGTACCGGGGCAATTACCCCGGTAGCACGACTGGAGCCGGTGCTGGTGGCTGGCGTAACCGTCAGCAACGCGACCTTGCATAACGCCGACGAGAATCGAACGTCTTGGCCTGCGGATCGGCGATACGGTGATCGTGCGCCGTGCCGGTGATGTGATCCCGCAGGTGGTCGGGGTGGTGGAGGATCGCCGCCCGCCAGATGCGCGTGAAGTGGTGTTCCCGCAGCACTGCCCGGTGTGCGGTTCCGACGTGGAACGGGTTGAAGGCGAAGCGGTAGCACGCTGCACCGGCGGCCTGATCTGCGGTGCCCAGCGCAAAGAGGCGTTAAAGCATTTTGTTTCACGCCGGGCGATGGATGTCGACGGCATGGGCGACAAGATCATCGAACAGCTGGTAGAAAAAGAGTATGTCAAAAATCCGGCGGGTCTGTTCCGCCTGACCGCCGGCATGTTGACCGGGCTGGATCGCATGGGTCCGAAGTCGGCGCAGAATCTGGCCAGTGCGTTGGAAAAGGCTAAGCAGACGACCTTTGCCCGTTTCTTGTACGCGTTGGGCATCCGCGAGGTGGGTGAATCCACCGCCGCCAACCTGGCGGCGCATTTCGGCTCGCTGGACAAGCTGCGTGCAGCGGACGTCGAGGCGCTGAAACAGGTGCCGGACGTGGGGGAAGTGGTCGCCAAACACGTAGTGAACTTCTTCGCCGAAGCGCTAAACCAGCAGGTGATTGACGAACTGGTCAGCGATGATATCGGCATTCACTGGCCAGCACCGGTGGTGGTGGCAGTCGAAGAGATCGACAGCCCGTTTGCCGGCAAGACCGTGGTGTTGACCGGCTCGCTGAGCCAGCTGTCGCGCGATGAAGCCAAAGATCGCCTGACGGCGCTGGGGGCAAAGGTCAGCGGCAGCGTGTCGAAGAAGACCGATCTGGTGATTGCCGGCGAAGCCGCCGGTTCCAAGCTGGTGAAGGCACAAGAACTGGGGATTGCGGTGATCGACGAGGCGGAAATGATCCGCCTGTTGGGGCAATGATGGAAAAGGAAAACCTGATCGAAATTGCCAACACCGTGATGCCGTTTGGCAAATACCAGGGCCGGGTGCTGATCGACTTGCCGGAAGAATATCTGCTGTGGTTCGCTCGTAAGGGGGGAATTCCCCAACGGCAAATTGGGGATGCTGATGGAAATGACGCTGGCGATTAAAATCGAAGGGTTGGACTCGTTGGTCAAGCCGTTAAAGCGCAGTTGAACGCGGTGGGGTGGCCTCCACCGCTGGTCGCGTCAGGCGGTTTGCGCCTGCTGTAGCCGTTGCTGCTTTTTCTGATACCGGCGCGCCAGTACCGCGCAGGTCATCAACTGCACCTGATGGAACACCATCAGCGGCAGCACCATAATGCCCACCGTGGCCGCCGGGAACAGGATGTTGGCCATTGGAATGCCATTGGCCAGGCTCTTTTTCGAACCGCAGAATACGATCGTCACTTCATCCGCCTTGCTGAACCCCAGCCAGCGCGCCATGGCGATATTCATCACCAGCACCATGGTCAGCAGGATGATACTGACGGCGACGATAAATGCCAGCGAACCGATCCCCACCTGCTGCCATATGCCGTGGGTCACCGCCTCGCTGAAGGCGGCATATACCACCAGCAGGATCGAGGTTTGGTCAGTCTTGCCGATCAGCTTACGGTTGCGTTCAATCCACTTGCCAATCAGCGGCCGCGACAGATGGCCGACAACGAACGGCACCAGCAGCTGCAGCACAATGGTACCGACCTGTTGCAGGCTGCCGGTTTCACCATGTACGTTCATCAACAGGCCAACCAACAGCGGCGAAACGAAAATCCCCAACAGGCTGGAAGCCGATGCGCTGCACACCGCTGCCGCGACGTTGCCGCCGGCCAGTGAGGTGAAGGCGATGGCCGACTGCACGGTGGCCGGCAAGATGCACAGATAGATAAAGCCATCGTACAGTTGCGGGCTGACGTCGACCGGCGACCACCATTTGAACAGCACGCCGAGCAGCGGGAAGATAATGAAGGTGCTGAACATCACCCACAGATGCAAACGCCAGTTGCTGCTGCCGGCGAGGATCGCCTCGCGTGACAGCTTGGCCCCATGCATGAAAAACAACAGCGCAATGGCGGCAACCGTCAGGCTGTTCAACCAACCGACAAACTCGCCGCGAGCCGGCAGAAACGATGCCAGCAGCACGGTGGCGATCAGCGTTAGGGTAAAACGATCGGGTAAAAATCTCATCTCGGTGTTCTCGCGATAAATATCATGGGGGATATTCTCGCGCGGCGACATATAATAATAAAATTGATTTATTTAATTCATTTATGAATATTACGCATGAATTATTCACTCAAGCAGCTCAAGGTATTTGTCGCCATTGCTCACCATCGCAGTTTTTAGCCGTGCCGGGGAGGCGATCGGCCTGACGCAGTCGGCCGTCAGCCACAGCGTAAAAGAGCTCGAGGCGGAAATCGGCGTGCGCCTGCTCGATCGTACTACGCGGGAAGTGTTGTTGACCGACGCCGGGCAGCGCTTGGCGAACCGGGTTGAACGCCTGCTGGATGATTTGCAGGCGTCGCTGCTGGATGCGCGCAGTTTTGGTGTGCAGCGCAGCGGTACGGTGCGCGTGGCCTCGAGCCAAACCATTTCGGCGCACCTGATGCCACAATGCATCGCCGCCGGTGAACGGCAGTATCCGGAGATCCGCATTCTGTTGCGCGATCAGGCGCAGCAATCGGTATTGCACAGCGTGCGCAACGCCGAAGTGGATTTTGGCATCGTGGTTGATCCGCTACAGGCGGTGGATCTGCAGTGTGAGCCGATTCTGCACGAGCCATTTTTATTGCTGTGCCGTGACGATCATCCCTTTGCCGACTTGACGTCGGTGCCGTGGACGGCGTTAAACGGCTGCCGGCTGGTGTTGCAGGATTATGCTTCCGGCAGTCGACCGCTGATCGACAGTGCGCTTCGCCAGCAAGGGATTGGCGTTGAGGTGGTGCAGGAAATTGGCCACCCGGCCACGCTGTTCCCGATGGTGGCGGCGGGGATTGGCATCAGTATTTTTCCCGCCCTGGCGTTACCGCTGCCGGAAGGCGGCCGGCTGCGGGTCAAGCGGATGGAGCCGGAGATCAATCGTGCGCTGATGCTGGTACGGCGCAAAAATCGTTCGCTGTCGCCGGCGGCCGATGCCATCTGGCAGGTAGTACATCAACAGGCGGCGTTGTTGCAACAGCTGCGCGGGGAGCCGGCCGGATAAAACATTGGCGACATGAGGGCGCAAGAACGGCCAACCCAGAGCAGGCTTAGTCAATCACCCGTAGCCGAGGCCACAGCTGCAGCCAGCGTTTGGCCGCCAGCCGCTGTTGAAACGCCGCGGCATCGCCGCTTTTGGCATTGAAGGTCACGCTGTCGCTGAACAATGCCTGCAGGCCAAAGGGGGCGATCAACGTGATGCTGTCATCGGCGTTTAGCCGTGCGCCAACCGCCGTTTCTATTTCGATCCAGAAGCTGATGGCGTCTTCGCTGTCGCGATACGGCGCCCGGCCGCAGCGCTGATGCATCCGCGCCTGATTTTTTACCGACCATGGTTGCGGCAGCCATTGCTGCAAGCGGGCCTCCAGCATTCTGTCGCGTTCCGCCTGCGGGCGCGCGGCGTCGAAATGAATCACGTCGATATCATTCAGCGGCGTGGCGGCGGCATGACTGTGTCGCCAGTCCCATACCAGATTGCGCACAAAACCGGCACCCAGACACCAGTCGTTGAGGCCGAGACGGCGTACGGTGCGCAGTGCGGCCATACGTTGCACATCCTGTTGTAACCAATCGATAATCTGTTGTTGCTGGCTCATAGCGCCTCCTTTGCTGGCGCTACTCTACCACGTGATCGGCCTCAGGCTACTGTCCGATATTTTTGGGCAATAAAGAAATCAGCGCCG encodes:
- the cysZ gene encoding sulfate transporter CysZ: MSYSQQTSRPASGVHYFAEGWRLISRPGIKRYVVLPLLVNVLLMGSAFWWLFSKLGDWIPLMMGYVPDWLQWLSYILWPITVISVVLVAGYLFSTITNLIAAPFCGLLAEQLEGSLTGKPLPDTGIFGVVKDLPRIMAREWRKLAYYLPRAIVLFMLYFVPGVGQTIAPVLWFLFSAWMLAIQYCDYPFDNHKVSFADMRRALRQHKTHNLQFGALVSLFTMIPILNLVILPVAVCGATAMWVDRYRGQFVQH
- the zipA gene encoding cell division protein ZipA codes for the protein MMQDLRLILIVVGAIAIIALLLHGLWTSRKERSSLFRDRPAKRSKKERETTPIDDLDEGVGEVRVRSAHPQDEPSFGHLDAAREEPVVAPTPAPAVEPAPRAVQPAAHQPPPLSQRPDYDDILLDNYAQDQEEEQPQQQPAPRREPRVDDLPPVEPTFQHAEPAPQPQTTPEPQPEEPVQPVAAEPARLKETVLVLHVAAHQGGVIGGEVLLQSVLQAGFQFGEMGIFHRHISPAGSGPVLFSLANMVKPGSFDPDTMSDFSTPGVSMFMMVPSYGDANQNFKLMLQSAQRIADDVGGVVLDDERRMMTPQKLETYKARIREVLENNA
- a CDS encoding bile acid:sodium symporter family protein, producing the protein MRFLPDRFTLTLIATVLLASFLPARGEFVGWLNSLTVAAIALLFFMHGAKLSREAILAGSSNWRLHLWVMFSTFIIFPLLGVLFKWWSPVDVSPQLYDGFIYLCILPATVQSAIAFTSLAGGNVAAAVCSASASSLLGIFVSPLLVGLLMNVHGETGSLQQVGTIVLQLLVPFVVGHLSRPLIGKWIERNRKLIGKTDQTSILLVVYAAFSEAVTHGIWQQVGIGSLAFIVAVSIILLTMVLVMNIAMARWLGFSKADEVTIVFCGSKKSLANGIPMANILFPAATVGIMVLPLMVFHQVQLMTCAVLARRYQKKQQRLQQAQTA
- a CDS encoding nucleotidyltransferase family protein — translated: MSQQQQIIDWLQQDVQRMAALRTVRRLGLNDWCLGAGFVRNLVWDWRHSHAAATPLNDIDVIHFDAARPQAERDRMLEARLQQWLPQPWSVKNQARMHQRCGRAPYRDSEDAISFWIEIETAVGARLNADDSITLIAPFGLQALFSDSVTFNAKSGDAAAFQQRLAAKRWLQLWPRLRVID